In Candidatus Saccharimonadales bacterium, one DNA window encodes the following:
- a CDS encoding NUDIX hydrolase, producing the protein MEHTYTDQERQKWLQTLPKRVSSATLIIENENGQVIVEKAHYKRYWTFPGGIIDPGETPKQAAVRETREEIGLTIDPELVSFVAVATRVSEIAETYQFIFHTIVQSSVLAQVVLQDSEIEAWDVVTKEQVADVGDRIYSQAVMHWAEKRTGYIEQSFGRED; encoded by the coding sequence ATGGAACACACCTACACAGATCAGGAACGTCAGAAATGGCTTCAAACGCTTCCGAAACGTGTTTCAAGCGCGACTCTTATTATTGAAAATGAAAACGGTCAAGTGATTGTCGAAAAAGCTCATTACAAACGCTATTGGACATTTCCCGGTGGAATCATTGATCCAGGTGAAACGCCAAAGCAAGCTGCAGTTCGTGAAACTCGTGAAGAGATAGGACTAACAATTGACCCGGAACTTGTTTCGTTTGTAGCCGTAGCTACGCGCGTAAGTGAAATTGCCGAGACATATCAGTTTATTTTTCATACTATCGTTCAATCATCGGTATTGGCGCAGGTTGTATTGCAGGATTCAGAAATAGAAGCGTGGGACGTTGTAACAAAAGAACAAGTAGCTGATGTGGGTGATCGGATTTACTCTCAGGCAGTCATGCACTGGGCAGAAAAGAGAACAGGGTATATTGAGCAGTCATTTGGACGGGAGGACTAG
- the rny gene encoding ribonuclease Y codes for MIEGIIAAVIGVIFGVSGTYAYDKRRSQGNKHRADQIVSDAKSKAGDIVLQAKDEAVALVSSAKEDETERRREWKKTENRLGDREISLDKKLDELDRRAEKLRKQEDEVEDLKNEIRDIRVKQQEKLEKIAGLKKSDAAEKLMQMTERDIKDDLVGLVSKLQHDAMQDAEENAQTILVTAMERMSSEVTAERTVTAVKLLDEEMKGRIIGKEGRNIQALQRATGVDILVDDTPGMIILSSFDPIRRQIARISLENLMKDGRIHPGRIEEVVDKAEKQLDKDIMRTGEDAAREVGVTGIPKEMLHLLGELKYRTSYGQNVLMHSTEMAHMAGLIAEEIGANVRVTKIATLLHDVGKAVTHKVEGKHHHIGAELARKYGMSEDIVHAIEAHHDDIEATTPEALVVRVCDALSAARPGARNISAENFVERMRDLENVATSFKGIDKAYAISAGREVRVIVSPKSIDDLSAIKLARDIATKIESTMQYPGTIKVNVIRETRAIEFAK; via the coding sequence ATGATTGAAGGTATTATAGCCGCTGTAATAGGGGTGATTTTTGGCGTAAGTGGAACATATGCTTATGATAAGCGGAGAAGCCAGGGTAATAAACACAGAGCTGATCAAATAGTTTCAGATGCAAAGAGTAAGGCAGGAGATATTGTCCTACAGGCAAAGGATGAAGCAGTTGCATTAGTCAGTAGCGCAAAAGAAGATGAAACCGAACGTCGCCGTGAATGGAAAAAGACGGAAAATCGACTCGGTGATCGTGAAATTAGTCTTGATAAAAAACTTGATGAACTTGACCGACGTGCTGAAAAACTACGTAAGCAAGAAGACGAAGTTGAAGACCTTAAAAACGAAATAAGAGATATACGAGTCAAGCAGCAAGAGAAGCTAGAAAAAATTGCTGGCCTTAAAAAATCTGATGCTGCTGAAAAGCTGATGCAGATGACTGAACGTGATATAAAAGACGATCTCGTTGGACTTGTCTCAAAGCTTCAGCACGATGCAATGCAAGATGCTGAGGAGAATGCGCAGACTATACTTGTTACCGCAATGGAACGTATGAGTTCAGAGGTGACAGCTGAAAGAACTGTGACCGCTGTTAAGTTACTTGATGAAGAGATGAAAGGCCGAATTATCGGTAAGGAAGGTCGTAACATTCAGGCACTGCAACGGGCTACAGGAGTTGATATTCTTGTTGATGACACACCCGGTATGATTATCCTCTCAAGCTTTGATCCAATTCGTCGTCAAATCGCACGTATTAGTCTTGAGAACCTCATGAAAGATGGACGTATTCACCCTGGCCGAATCGAAGAAGTAGTTGATAAGGCTGAAAAGCAACTCGATAAGGATATTATGCGCACAGGTGAAGATGCAGCCCGGGAAGTTGGCGTAACAGGTATTCCAAAAGAAATGCTGCACCTTCTTGGTGAATTAAAGTATCGCACGAGTTACGGTCAGAATGTTCTAATGCATAGTACTGAAATGGCACACATGGCTGGTCTTATTGCTGAAGAAATTGGCGCAAACGTCCGTGTGACGAAAATTGCAACGTTACTTCATGATGTCGGGAAAGCGGTTACTCATAAAGTCGAAGGCAAGCATCATCATATTGGTGCTGAACTAGCTCGTAAGTATGGTATGAGTGAAGATATAGTTCACGCAATCGAAGCCCATCATGATGATATTGAGGCGACAACACCTGAAGCACTTGTTGTTCGTGTCTGCGACGCGCTATCAGCTGCTCGCCCAGGTGCTCGTAATATTAGTGCTGAGAATTTTGTTGAGCGCATGCGTGATCTTGAAAACGTTGCAACAAGCTTTAAGGGTATCGATAAGGCATACGCTATTAGTGCTGGACGTGAAGTTCGTGTTATCGTAAGTCCAAAATCAATCGATGATTTATCTGCTATAAAACTAGCGCGTGATATCGCAACAAAAATTGAATCAACCATGCAATATCCTGGAACCATAAAAGTAAATGTGATTAGAGAAACCCGCGCAATCGAATTCGCAAAATAA
- the tsaB gene encoding tRNA (adenosine(37)-N6)-threonylcarbamoyltransferase complex dimerization subunit type 1 TsaB, which yields MILLLDTSTPLCKLSLIDGDWQYDDEWQADRTLADNLLRYLNDQLQKNKKTFQDIKAIGVFKGPGSFTGLRIGLTVLNTIADSESIPIVGVTGDEWQDLACMRLSKNENDVLVTPLYGSEAHITTPRK from the coding sequence ATGATTTTATTACTCGATACATCAACACCGCTATGCAAACTATCTCTCATCGACGGGGATTGGCAATACGACGATGAGTGGCAGGCTGATCGGACTCTTGCGGATAATCTTCTTAGATATCTGAATGATCAGCTTCAAAAAAATAAAAAAACATTCCAAGATATTAAGGCTATAGGAGTTTTCAAAGGCCCCGGTAGCTTTACAGGTTTACGTATTGGACTCACGGTGCTTAATACGATTGCCGACAGTGAATCTATTCCGATTGTTGGAGTTACTGGTGATGAATGGCAAGACCTCGCATGTATGCGGCTTTCAAAAAATGAAAATGACGTCCTCGTCACGCCTCTTTATGGTAGTGAAGCGCATATCACGACACCTCGTAAGTAG
- the tsaE gene encoding tRNA (adenosine(37)-N6)-threonylcarbamoyltransferase complex ATPase subunit type 1 TsaE, with product MQTAVNNEEAMKAFGAVIGGHLSGGEIIDLTGDVGAGKTTLTKGIAAGLGIEEDVQSPSFTISRVYDARNGLRLAHYDFYRLHNAGIMHDELAETVMDNKTVTIIEWSDVVKSVLPSDHISIHITSPEEHVRHLNITAHGELSQMLVEKLV from the coding sequence ATGCAAACAGCAGTTAATAATGAAGAAGCAATGAAAGCTTTTGGTGCCGTAATTGGCGGGCACTTAAGTGGTGGTGAAATCATCGATCTTACTGGTGATGTTGGAGCTGGCAAGACAACTCTGACGAAAGGTATTGCAGCAGGCCTCGGTATTGAAGAAGACGTTCAGAGTCCAAGTTTTACGATTAGTCGAGTCTACGATGCGCGTAATGGTCTACGTCTAGCCCATTATGATTTTTATCGACTACATAATGCTGGCATTATGCACGATGAGCTAGCCGAAACAGTTATGGATAATAAAACAGTCACTATTATTGAATGGTCAGATGTCGTTAAGAGCGTGCTACCTAGTGATCACATAAGTATACATATAACTTCACCCGAGGAGCATGTTCGACATTTAAATATTACCGCTCATGGTGAATTAAGTCAGATGCTGGTTGAAAAATTAGTATGA
- a CDS encoding ATPase, T2SS/T4P/T4SS family — MRISDVTIEELLKRSGAATAEQLTGLKQEASRSRRPMQDLVIQDQLMKEIDLVKAFSGYAGIPFVEIVPSDIPQEVLNKIPERIARQYNAILFKIDDDGKMYLAMDDPDDIQAVDFIEKQIGENTEIYIATHDNILSCLENYRGDVNEELKEVIDVQRENSAENQKVSDAEIAEDSPIAQTVNLLLEYAIRSSASDIHIEPREEYVQIRYRIDGVLKEVNRLPRNVIGALTSRIKILSNLKIDERRVPQDGRFKIKVGGKQYALRVSTLPIADGEKVVMRILDESNQAVTLRDLGYWGRSLDTISEAITEPNGMVLVTGPTGSGKSTSLFSVLTMLNTPDVNISTIEDPVEYRIPGVNQTQTNAKAGMTFALGLRALLRQDPNIIMVGEIRDAETADLGVQAALTGHLVFSTLHTNNAATCLPRLLDMGIEPFLIASTVKAIVGQRLVRRLGHDTRVSYTPNEEEKTAIIRLFNLKDNQDFKFIHELEKQAASQGIGGDAPLSTDEKGINTLWKVKPNEDDDTGGNGYKGRMGIYEVLGNSIPIQKLIVSNATSNQIQDQAILEGMITMQTDGLIKALRGETTIEEILRVTRE; from the coding sequence ATGCGTATTTCAGATGTAACTATCGAAGAATTGTTGAAACGCAGTGGTGCAGCTACTGCAGAGCAACTAACAGGCCTCAAGCAAGAGGCCTCTCGTTCAAGACGCCCTATGCAAGATCTTGTCATTCAAGATCAACTGATGAAAGAAATTGACCTCGTCAAAGCATTTAGCGGGTATGCCGGCATACCTTTTGTAGAGATAGTCCCGAGTGATATTCCACAAGAAGTTCTTAACAAAATTCCTGAACGCATTGCAAGACAATATAACGCTATCCTCTTTAAGATCGACGACGACGGTAAGATGTATCTCGCCATGGATGACCCTGACGACATTCAGGCCGTCGACTTTATTGAAAAACAAATTGGTGAAAATACCGAGATATATATCGCAACTCACGATAACATTCTTTCATGCCTTGAAAACTATAGAGGTGATGTTAATGAAGAGTTAAAAGAGGTGATCGATGTACAGCGTGAGAATAGCGCTGAAAATCAAAAAGTTAGTGATGCTGAAATTGCCGAAGATTCACCAATCGCCCAGACTGTTAACTTACTCCTTGAATACGCTATTCGTTCAAGTGCAAGTGATATTCATATTGAACCCCGTGAGGAATATGTCCAAATTCGCTACCGTATTGATGGTGTTTTAAAAGAGGTTAACCGCCTACCGCGTAACGTTATTGGAGCACTTACTAGCCGCATAAAAATTCTTTCAAATCTTAAGATCGATGAAAGACGAGTCCCGCAAGATGGCCGTTTTAAAATAAAAGTCGGCGGCAAGCAATACGCACTCCGTGTTTCAACCCTTCCTATCGCTGATGGCGAGAAGGTAGTTATGCGTATTCTTGATGAAAGCAACCAAGCTGTTACACTTCGTGACCTAGGCTACTGGGGCAGATCACTCGATACGATTAGTGAAGCCATCACAGAACCAAATGGCATGGTGCTCGTAACTGGACCGACAGGTTCAGGTAAGTCAACGAGTCTTTTTAGTGTCCTGACTATGCTCAATACTCCAGATGTCAATATATCCACTATCGAAGACCCTGTTGAGTATAGGATTCCTGGAGTGAACCAAACCCAAACAAACGCTAAGGCAGGTATGACTTTTGCACTTGGGCTGCGAGCCCTACTCCGTCAAGACCCAAACATTATCATGGTCGGTGAGATCCGTGACGCAGAGACAGCTGACTTAGGTGTGCAAGCAGCACTTACGGGGCACTTGGTCTTTAGTACTCTTCACACAAACAATGCAGCGACATGTCTGCCGCGACTTCTTGATATGGGTATCGAACCATTCCTGATTGCGAGTACAGTAAAAGCTATCGTCGGCCAACGACTCGTCCGTCGACTCGGTCATGATACTAGAGTTAGCTACACTCCAAACGAAGAGGAAAAGACTGCGATTATTCGTTTATTTAACCTTAAAGATAATCAGGACTTCAAGTTCATTCACGAACTTGAGAAGCAAGCTGCTAGCCAAGGCATCGGAGGTGATGCGCCACTTAGTACCGATGAAAAAGGTATTAATACACTTTGGAAAGTAAAACCAAATGAAGATGATGATACAGGAGGAAATGGTTACAAAGGTCGAATGGGCATCTATGAGGTACTTGGTAACTCTATACCTATACAAAAGCTCATTGTTAGCAATGCGACAAGCAATCAAATTCAAGATCAAGCTATACTTGAGGGAATGATTACCATGCAAACAGATGGCCTTATTAAAGCTCTTCGCGGTGAGACGACCATCGAAGAGATTCTTAGGGTGACGAGAGAATAA